From Halotia branconii CENA392, the proteins below share one genomic window:
- a CDS encoding tetratricopeptide repeat-containing protein translates to MMTNPASNNLDEQNQDAYDDLIVSIEAGIGRLNLLIAVCDYENFRQEIIARYQAELQPDIRCYHVALAKAEPSLKAAIQQLVESEAYLQQHQAAMITVTGVEQLYFLKLVESQSEQEKFFGYLQWTREALREFPFAIVLWVTNQVLVNLIKKAPDFWSWRNGVFHFACKPKNIVPIQDIEPIRNILNNDELVNLNDSRYSGLPIADLERLVEQIETKDNHQDPKLLSSLYSQLGNIYSRRVEKGETQHYQQEENLAIKYYLQAINLQTQLGLETDLANNLNNLALLYKSQGRYDQAEPLYLQALELRQRLLGDNHPDVAQSLNNLALLYKSQGRYDQAEPLYLQALELRQRLLGDNHPDVATSLNNLALLYYSQGRYDQAEPLYLQALELRQRLLGDNHPDVATSLNNLALLYYSQGRYDQAEPLYLQALELRQRLLGDNHPDVATSLNNLALLYYSQGRYDQAELLYLQALELRKRLLGDNHPAVANSLNNLAGLYRSQGRYDQAEPLYLQALELLKRLLGDNHPDVASSLNNLANLYYSQGRYDQAEPLYLQALELRKRLLGDNHPDIANSLNNLALLYKSQGRYDQAEPLYLQALELRQRLLGDNHPDVATSLNNLALLYDSQGRYDQAEPLYFQALDILERQLGANHPHTVTCRKNLASLRDSLKSQ, encoded by the coding sequence ATGATGACGAATCCAGCATCAAATAATTTAGATGAACAAAATCAAGATGCTTACGATGATTTAATTGTTTCCATTGAAGCAGGAATTGGGCGTTTAAATTTACTAATTGCAGTTTGTGATTATGAAAATTTTCGCCAAGAAATTATTGCTCGTTATCAAGCAGAACTGCAACCAGATATCCGTTGTTATCATGTCGCTTTAGCGAAAGCAGAACCAAGCTTGAAAGCTGCGATTCAACAATTAGTTGAAAGCGAAGCATATTTACAGCAACATCAAGCCGCAATGATTACAGTTACAGGTGTAGAACAGCTTTATTTTTTGAAGCTAGTCGAATCACAATCTGAACAAGAAAAGTTTTTTGGTTATTTGCAATGGACAAGGGAAGCACTACGAGAATTTCCTTTTGCGATCGTGTTGTGGGTGACAAATCAAGTTTTAGTTAATTTAATCAAAAAAGCTCCCGATTTTTGGAGTTGGCGCAATGGGGTATTTCATTTTGCCTGCAAACCCAAAAATATTGTTCCTATTCAAGATATTGAACCAATTAGAAATATATTAAACAATGATGAATTAGTAAATTTAAATGATAGTAGATATTCGGGATTACCAATAGCAGATTTAGAGAGATTGGTTGAACAGATAGAAACTAAAGATAATCACCAAGACCCAAAATTACTAAGTAGCTTGTATTCGCAGTTAGGAAATATTTATAGTAGACGAGTAGAAAAAGGAGAAACACAACATTATCAACAAGAAGAGAATCTAGCAATTAAATATTATTTGCAAGCAATTAATTTGCAAACACAATTGGGTTTAGAAACTGACTTAGCTAATAACCTCAACAACTTGGCATTACTCTACAAATCCCAAGGACGCTACGACCAAGCCGAACCTTTGTATCTCCAAGCTTTAGAACTAAGACAACGCCTGCTGGGAGATAATCATCCCGATGTCGCCCAAAGCCTCAACAACTTGGCATTACTCTACAAATCCCAAGGACGCTACGACCAAGCCGAACCTTTGTATCTCCAAGCTTTAGAACTAAGACAACGCCTACTGGGAGACAATCATCCCGATGTCGCCACCAGCCTCAACAACTTGGCATTACTATACTATTCCCAAGGACGCTACGACCAAGCCGAACCTTTGTATCTCCAAGCTTTAGAACTAAGACAACGCCTACTGGGAGACAATCATCCCGATGTCGCCACCAGCCTCAACAACTTGGCATTACTATACTATTCCCAAGGACGCTACGACCAAGCCGAACCTTTGTATCTCCAAGCTTTAGAACTAAGACAACGCCTACTGGGAGACAATCATCCCGATGTCGCCACCAGCCTCAACAACTTGGCATTACTATACTATTCCCAAGGACGCTACGACCAAGCCGAACTTTTGTATCTCCAAGCTTTAGAACTAAGAAAACGCCTGCTGGGAGACAATCATCCTGCTGTCGCCAACAGCCTCAACAACTTGGCTGGACTCTACCGTTCCCAAGGACGCTACGACCAAGCCGAACCTTTGTATCTCCAAGCTTTAGAACTCTTGAAACGCCTGCTGGGAGACAATCATCCCGATGTCGCCTCCAGCCTTAACAACTTGGCAAATCTGTACTACTCCCAAGGACGCTACGACCAAGCCGAACCTTTGTATCTCCAAGCTTTAGAACTAAGAAAACGCCTGCTGGGAGACAATCATCCCGATATCGCCAACAGCCTCAACAACTTGGCATTACTCTACAAATCCCAAGGACGCTACGACCAAGCCGAACCTTTGTATCTCCAAGCTTTAGAACTAAGACAACGCCTACTGGGAGACAATCATCCCGATGTCGCCACCAGCCTCAACAACTTGGCATTACTTTATGATTCCCAAGGACGCTACGACCAAGCCGAACCTTTGTATTTCCAAGCATTAGATATTTTAGAGCGACAATTAGGAGCAAATCATCCTCATACTGTGACTTGTCGTAAAAATTTAGCATCTTTGCGCGACTCTCTCAAGTCACAATAG
- a CDS encoding ATP-binding protein, whose amino-acid sequence MSKDLLKSFQEAYRNLELLPLSQEKDLKQFRVEYGGDTIDELEQLVEDSPSNDGKIIFTGHRGCGKSTLLAEFSRNIHDRYFVVFFSIAETIEMSDVNHINILFAIGLNLMLEAEARQVNIPQSTKDALEKWFATRTRTEEKSIQAEATNENSIFKSISTKLKVDSTIRYEIKQEFERKVSELVAQLNIIAAAIQIAYKKDVLVIIDDLDKLDLSVVNTIYKDNIKALCLPGFRIIYTIPIAALRETALKPIIENETNDQVVVMPVLKLFPKGESRQPNAQPRQETFDILCEILQKRIQQELIEPQTAQKIALNSGGVLRELIRIANECCRICLRLIRRQPDEAVMINADILDQAINHIRNDFALPLGSAEYKILQTTYQNFKPEDPKAQEFLDLLHGLYVLEYRNNKNWYDVHPIVVELLRDEDLI is encoded by the coding sequence ATGTCTAAAGATTTGTTAAAGTCCTTTCAAGAAGCCTACCGCAACTTAGAATTACTGCCTTTGTCACAAGAAAAAGACTTAAAGCAGTTCCGAGTTGAGTATGGCGGGGATACGATTGATGAATTAGAACAACTCGTGGAAGATAGTCCTAGCAATGATGGCAAAATTATTTTTACCGGACATCGTGGCTGTGGTAAGTCAACCTTGCTAGCAGAATTTAGCCGCAACATTCACGATAGATATTTTGTGGTGTTTTTCTCCATTGCCGAAACTATCGAAATGTCTGATGTTAATCACATCAATATTTTGTTTGCCATTGGGCTTAATTTAATGCTGGAGGCAGAAGCACGCCAAGTCAATATTCCCCAATCTACAAAAGATGCTTTAGAAAAATGGTTTGCTACCCGCACTCGCACTGAAGAAAAAAGTATTCAAGCTGAAGCAACTAACGAAAATAGTATATTTAAATCAATTAGCACTAAATTAAAAGTAGATTCGACAATTCGCTACGAAATTAAACAGGAGTTTGAACGTAAAGTATCAGAATTAGTTGCCCAATTAAATATTATTGCCGCAGCGATTCAAATAGCATATAAAAAAGATGTCTTGGTGATTATTGATGATTTAGATAAGCTTGATTTGAGTGTTGTTAATACTATTTATAAAGATAATATTAAAGCCCTGTGCTTACCAGGATTTCGGATTATTTACACAATTCCGATTGCGGCACTGCGAGAAACTGCACTCAAGCCAATTATCGAAAACGAAACTAATGACCAAGTTGTGGTTATGCCTGTTTTGAAGTTATTTCCTAAAGGTGAGAGTCGCCAGCCAAATGCCCAACCACGTCAAGAAACGTTTGATATTCTCTGTGAAATTCTGCAAAAACGCATTCAACAAGAGTTAATAGAACCGCAAACAGCTCAAAAGATTGCTTTAAATAGCGGTGGAGTGCTGCGGGAATTAATTCGGATTGCTAACGAATGCTGTCGAATTTGTTTGCGGTTAATTCGCCGCCAACCAGATGAAGCTGTGATGATTAATGCAGATATTTTAGACCAAGCGATTAATCACATCCGTAACGATTTTGCTCTACCTTTGGGCAGTGCAGAATATAAAATCTTACAAACCACTTACCAAAACTTTAAACCCGAAGATCCTAAAGCACAAGAATTTCTGGATTTATTACACGGGTTGTATGTTCTAGAATATCGCAATAATAAAAATTGGTACGATGTACATCCTATAGTAGTGGAACTGTTGCGCGATGAGGATTTGATATGA
- a CDS encoding ArnT family glycosyltransferase: MQEGSFIWSHLEKQHRAVDKWVDWVWLIGLLLAAVLLFSINLGGLPLRDWDEGTMAHVAREIWSAPSGSMHWLYPTLGGKPYHNKPPLMHLLIAWAYSLGGVNEWTTRLPGAILTAFSVPLLYCIGREIFRQRWAAIYSALIYLTMLPVVRHGRLAMLDGAVVSFLMVMMLCVLRSRRDLRYCLGVGLGFGLICLTQGLLGALLGAIAIVFLFWDTPRLLTSYYFWTAILLGSLPVACWYSAQLWHYGYTFAQVGLFNQSLSRIGAVGKADTEPVWYYVIELLKWTWPWLIFLPQAARLVWENRNLSWAKLILVWSGVFLLIISLLGTKLPWYVFPIYPSLALALGSQLAETENSPLLESYPRSWVTGFSILAVVASASSIYFSGGTTPKTDLQLIFAAVAVTMTLAAILAERGDGQFLKILFWGSYISLLLLMKSNYWVWELWQAYPVKPVAAMIAQANPSVSQIYTSFPRHRPSLDFYSDRTIIPASIGELQYYWHYNGQPYFLLNASALNELKLESMKKVGQAEGWILITKDADRL; this comes from the coding sequence ATGCAAGAAGGAAGCTTTATTTGGAGTCATCTAGAAAAACAGCATCGCGCAGTTGACAAATGGGTTGATTGGGTGTGGCTGATAGGGTTGCTGTTGGCGGCAGTTTTACTATTTAGTATTAACCTTGGGGGGCTACCGCTGCGAGATTGGGATGAAGGGACTATGGCACATGTCGCCAGAGAAATTTGGAGTGCGCCCTCAGGTTCTATGCATTGGCTTTACCCAACTCTAGGAGGCAAACCATATCACAACAAGCCGCCTTTGATGCACTTGCTGATTGCCTGGGCTTATTCCTTGGGAGGCGTAAACGAGTGGACAACACGCTTACCAGGGGCGATTTTAACAGCATTTTCCGTACCTTTGCTGTATTGCATTGGTCGAGAAATATTTCGCCAACGTTGGGCAGCGATTTATAGCGCCTTGATTTATCTGACAATGCTACCCGTTGTGCGTCATGGCAGATTAGCAATGTTAGATGGCGCGGTAGTCAGTTTTTTGATGGTGATGATGTTGTGCGTGTTGCGATCGCGCCGAGATTTACGTTACTGTCTGGGTGTTGGCTTGGGTTTTGGGTTGATTTGTTTGACTCAAGGCTTGTTAGGTGCGTTATTAGGTGCGATCGCGATCGTATTTTTATTTTGGGATACACCGAGATTACTCACCAGTTACTATTTTTGGACAGCTATTTTACTTGGCAGTTTACCTGTAGCTTGTTGGTATAGCGCTCAACTATGGCATTATGGTTATACTTTTGCTCAAGTTGGGTTATTCAATCAATCCCTCAGCCGAATTGGTGCAGTTGGTAAAGCAGATACTGAACCAGTTTGGTACTATGTTATCGAACTTTTGAAATGGACATGGCCTTGGTTAATATTTTTACCACAAGCAGCCCGCTTAGTTTGGGAAAATCGTAACCTGAGTTGGGCAAAACTGATACTGGTATGGAGTGGTGTTTTTCTGCTGATAATTTCCCTACTAGGGACAAAACTGCCTTGGTATGTATTCCCTATTTATCCTAGTTTAGCTTTAGCTTTAGGTTCCCAGTTGGCTGAAACAGAAAACTCCCCCTTACTTGAGTCTTATCCTCGTAGCTGGGTAACTGGTTTTTCGATTTTGGCTGTGGTGGCTTCTGCTAGTAGTATTTATTTTAGTGGAGGTACAACGCCAAAAACCGACCTCCAGTTAATTTTTGCAGCAGTAGCGGTGACTATGACTTTGGCAGCGATTTTGGCAGAACGAGGCGATGGGCAATTTCTGAAGATTTTGTTTTGGGGAAGTTATATTTCCCTGCTGCTATTGATGAAATCTAACTACTGGGTTTGGGAATTATGGCAAGCTTATCCAGTCAAACCAGTGGCAGCGATGATAGCACAGGCAAACCCATCTGTAAGTCAGATTTATACATCTTTTCCCCGTCATCGTCCCTCCTTGGATTTTTATAGTGATCGCACCATTATTCCCGCTTCAATTGGTGAATTGCAATATTATTGGCACTACAACGGCCAACCCTATTTTCTCCTGAACGCATCTGCTTTAAACGAGCTAAAACTCGAATCAATGAAGAAAGTTGGCCAAGCAGAAGGTTGGATACTAATTACAAAAGATGCTGATCGTTTATAG
- a CDS encoding cytochrome P450: protein MELKDKVLKSHDRQIQLSYRLAKVGYDTAIGKLLRLRLYYTEALVMLRAWRDFLYIRKQYIGDKFFAVDQAIMHVNHSQVKELMQTEPQVRGNDLGIIRILAPSYLLNNPLSLGMNGNEHTGVLAVFLQALPDPYEHAGAIAKLVDQSLSAAAKQGQLHIGKDLPKMMLGILHQLIWQISLSESEIVASSTYIKGLPLASLPNFISKYLLAIKTAPSTRHRQHLIERYKQSPRWASYMETAAQYQLNEHQIANSVFDMIHIAGTAGTSALLGSVIGVLCLDNALRNDVISEINTVWSGNEPVNKYALEQSTLINQVILETARLYPPVRFVSQLATDSGEVEIGGQKCPFQKGTRLLGSIFTANRDSNRYQNPDNFDATRDFTDILSWNGEGHERACPGRTLSIGLIKMFCLYLFKNYQWNSFTEVKWDFAKVTAVTPNDLVLQGFAQQSTNN from the coding sequence ATGGAACTTAAAGATAAAGTCCTTAAAAGTCACGATCGCCAAATTCAGCTTTCTTATCGTTTGGCTAAAGTTGGTTATGACACGGCAATTGGTAAGCTTTTGCGCTTACGTCTTTATTACACCGAAGCTTTAGTGATGTTGAGGGCGTGGAGAGATTTTCTCTATATTCGCAAGCAATATATCGGAGACAAATTTTTTGCGGTAGACCAAGCAATTATGCACGTCAATCATTCTCAAGTCAAGGAACTAATGCAGACTGAGCCACAAGTACGGGGAAATGATTTAGGCATCATTAGAATATTAGCTCCTAGTTATCTGCTCAACAATCCATTGAGTTTGGGGATGAATGGTAATGAACATACAGGGGTTCTGGCTGTATTCTTGCAAGCATTACCAGATCCTTATGAACACGCTGGGGCGATCGCTAAGTTAGTTGATCAAAGTTTATCAGCAGCTGCCAAACAAGGACAATTACATATCGGCAAAGATTTACCAAAAATGATGCTGGGGATTTTGCATCAACTGATTTGGCAGATTTCATTATCTGAATCAGAAATCGTTGCATCGAGTACTTACATCAAAGGTTTGCCCCTCGCATCTTTGCCAAATTTTATTAGTAAATATCTACTCGCGATTAAAACAGCACCAAGTACTCGACATCGCCAGCATTTAATTGAGCGCTACAAACAATCTCCTCGGTGGGCATCTTACATGGAAACGGCTGCTCAGTATCAATTAAACGAACACCAGATTGCTAACAGCGTGTTCGATATGATCCATATCGCCGGAACTGCCGGGACAAGCGCCCTTTTGGGATCTGTGATTGGAGTTTTATGTCTCGATAATGCTTTAAGAAATGACGTAATTTCAGAAATTAATACTGTCTGGAGTGGCAACGAACCTGTAAATAAATATGCTCTAGAACAGTCAACACTCATCAATCAAGTGATTTTAGAAACAGCTCGTCTTTATCCACCTGTGCGCTTTGTTAGCCAACTTGCGACTGATTCGGGTGAGGTTGAAATTGGAGGACAAAAATGTCCATTCCAAAAAGGTACTCGTTTACTTGGTTCTATATTTACGGCTAACCGTGACTCGAACAGATACCAAAATCCCGATAATTTTGATGCGACACGGGATTTTACAGATATTTTATCTTGGAACGGTGAAGGACACGAACGAGCCTGTCCCGGCAGAACCTTATCGATTGGCTTAATCAAGATGTTCTGTTTGTATTTGTTTAAGAATTATCAATGGAACTCATTTACAGAAGTCAAGTGGGATTTTGCTAAAGTAACTGCTGTTACTCCTAACGATTTAGTCTTACAAGGCTTTGCTCAACAATCAACAAATAATTAA
- a CDS encoding lipoxygenase family protein: MTAASSDNPITNSLDLARQEYQYNYTHIPPIAMVDEVPAAERFSTNWYCLLAEQLRAIFVNTLITNRGNRGSQSIRDDIQMFILEALIKGAIPARISIVARLLQIIPQFLIKGISKDFRELDDLLFSLLRDNGVLILRDALNRVIALLYEGQPTGHVSNLKDYEKLFPMIELPAIAQNFQEDQVFAYMRVAGYNPVMIERVINLGDRFPVTDEHYQAVMGSDDSLAAAQAEGRLYLADYKILENAINGTYPGEQKYIYAPLALFALPRGSDPNRLLRPVAIQCGQTPSPDYPIVTPKSGKYAWLFAKTVVQIADANIQEAVTHLSRTHLFVGVFVIATYRQLPLSHPLRLLLHPHFEGTLAINDAAQRSLITPGGGVDRLLASTIDNSRVLAVYGLQSYGFKNAMLPKQFQQRGVDDANLLPVYPYRDDALLVWDAIHQWVTDYLKLYYTTDADIQKDAALQAWAAEIQAYDGGRMPDFGEDGGIQTRNYLIDAATLIIFTASAQHAAVNFPQKDLMGYAAALPLAGYLPASILGTEVTEQDYFNLLSPLNQAQRQYNLLSLLGSVYYNRLGDYPQGYFKDPLVKPLLQTFQNNLQKVEDTINKRNLHRPLYEYLLPSKIPQSINI; the protein is encoded by the coding sequence ATGACTGCTGCATCATCAGATAATCCGATCACTAATAGCCTAGACTTAGCTAGGCAAGAATATCAATACAACTACACTCATATTCCGCCGATCGCGATGGTGGATGAGGTTCCGGCTGCGGAACGCTTTTCTACCAATTGGTATTGTTTATTAGCCGAACAGTTACGAGCTATTTTCGTTAATACCCTAATCACCAATCGGGGTAATCGCGGTTCTCAGTCTATCCGCGATGATATCCAAATGTTTATCCTTGAAGCATTGATTAAGGGAGCGATACCAGCCCGAATCAGCATTGTTGCTAGGCTTTTACAAATTATTCCCCAGTTTCTGATTAAAGGAATATCCAAAGATTTTCGAGAACTAGATGATTTGTTGTTTTCTCTTCTAAGAGACAACGGAGTATTGATTCTCAGAGATGCTTTAAATCGAGTAATTGCTCTTTTATATGAAGGACAGCCCACAGGCCATGTCAGCAATCTAAAAGACTACGAAAAGTTGTTCCCGATGATCGAATTGCCAGCGATCGCCCAAAATTTCCAAGAAGATCAAGTATTTGCCTACATGCGAGTAGCTGGTTACAATCCTGTGATGATCGAACGGGTAATTAATCTGGGCGATCGCTTTCCAGTCACAGATGAGCATTACCAAGCAGTAATGGGAAGTGACGATTCCTTAGCAGCAGCTCAAGCAGAAGGCAGACTATACCTAGCAGACTATAAAATTTTAGAGAATGCTATCAATGGTACATACCCAGGTGAGCAAAAATATATTTATGCTCCCTTAGCCCTGTTTGCGTTACCTAGAGGTTCAGACCCTAACCGTCTACTGCGGCCAGTTGCTATTCAATGTGGGCAAACTCCAAGTCCAGATTATCCCATAGTTACTCCTAAATCTGGTAAATACGCTTGGCTATTTGCCAAAACAGTTGTTCAGATTGCAGATGCCAATATTCAAGAAGCCGTTACCCACCTTAGTAGAACACATCTATTTGTTGGTGTCTTTGTCATAGCAACTTATCGACAATTACCACTCAGCCATCCTCTAAGACTGCTACTACACCCGCATTTTGAGGGTACATTAGCAATTAACGATGCTGCTCAACGTAGCTTAATTACCCCTGGCGGTGGAGTCGATAGATTACTCGCATCAACGATTGATAACTCTCGTGTTTTAGCAGTCTACGGATTGCAAAGCTATGGCTTCAAGAATGCCATGTTACCAAAGCAATTCCAGCAACGTGGTGTAGACGATGCCAACTTGCTACCTGTGTATCCCTACCGGGATGATGCTTTGTTGGTCTGGGATGCTATTCATCAATGGGTTACAGACTACCTGAAACTTTACTACACTACAGATGCAGACATCCAAAAAGATGCAGCCCTCCAAGCTTGGGCAGCCGAAATTCAAGCATACGATGGTGGTCGGATGCCCGATTTTGGTGAAGATGGCGGCATCCAGACGCGGAACTACTTAATTGATGCCGCGACGCTGATTATTTTCACAGCCAGCGCTCAACATGCGGCGGTGAATTTTCCCCAAAAAGATTTAATGGGTTATGCCGCAGCCTTACCATTAGCGGGTTATTTGCCAGCTTCAATTTTGGGAACAGAAGTTACTGAACAAGACTACTTCAATTTGCTTTCACCCTTAAATCAGGCACAACGGCAATACAATTTGCTGAGTTTACTGGGATCTGTATATTACAACAGGCTCGGTGATTATCCGCAGGGATATTTCAAAGATCCACTGGTAAAACCTTTATTGCAGACATTCCAAAACAATCTGCAAAAGGTAGAGGATACCATAAATAAGCGTAATTTGCACCGTCCACTATATGAGTATTTGTTACCTTCTAAAATTCCTCAAAGCATTAATATCTAA
- the aroF gene encoding 3-deoxy-7-phosphoheptulonate synthase, with the protein MIVVMKTGSPEAEINRISKELMGWGLTPEKIVGQHKVVIGLVGETANLDPLQIQEISPWIEQVLRVELPYKRVSRQYRHGEASEVVVNIPDGQVVFGEHHPLVVVAGPCSVENEAMIVETAQRVKAAGAKFLRGGAYKPRTSPYAFQGHGESALELLAKAREVSGLGIITEVMDAAELDKIAEIADVIQVGARNMQNFSLLKKVGAQSKPVLLKRGMAATIEDWLMAAEYILAAGNPNVILCERGIRTFDRQHTRNTLDLSVVPVLRKLTHLPIMIDPSHGTGWSEFVPAMAMAAIAAGTDSLMIEVHPNPTKALSDGPQSLTPERFDYLMQELAVIGKAVGRWPQVATVLA; encoded by the coding sequence ATGATCGTAGTTATGAAAACTGGTTCCCCAGAAGCAGAAATCAACCGGATTAGCAAGGAATTAATGGGCTGGGGGCTAACACCAGAAAAAATTGTTGGTCAACACAAAGTAGTAATTGGTTTAGTCGGTGAAACTGCAAATTTAGATCCATTACAAATTCAAGAAATTAGCCCTTGGATTGAGCAAGTATTGCGAGTAGAACTGCCCTACAAACGAGTTAGCCGTCAGTACCGTCATGGTGAAGCTTCTGAGGTTGTGGTCAATATTCCCGATGGGCAAGTTGTATTTGGGGAACATCATCCTTTGGTAGTTGTTGCTGGCCCTTGCTCTGTCGAGAACGAAGCCATGATTGTAGAAACAGCCCAGCGTGTCAAAGCCGCAGGAGCAAAGTTTTTGCGTGGTGGAGCATATAAACCCCGGACTTCACCTTATGCCTTTCAAGGACATGGCGAGAGTGCCTTAGAATTATTGGCAAAAGCGCGGGAAGTTAGCGGACTGGGCATTATTACAGAAGTAATGGATGCTGCTGAACTAGATAAAATTGCTGAAATTGCTGATGTGATTCAGGTAGGAGCAAGGAATATGCAGAATTTCTCCTTGCTGAAAAAAGTAGGGGCGCAGTCGAAACCAGTTCTCTTGAAGCGGGGAATGGCAGCAACAATTGAAGATTGGTTGATGGCAGCTGAGTATATTTTGGCAGCAGGAAATCCCAATGTAATTTTATGTGAGCGAGGCATTCGCACCTTTGACCGCCAGCACACCCGCAATACCCTGGATCTATCGGTCGTACCAGTATTGCGAAAGCTGACTCACTTGCCAATTATGATTGACCCCAGCCACGGTACAGGTTGGTCTGAATTTGTGCCTGCAATGGCCATGGCCGCGATCGCCGCTGGAACTGATTCTTTAATGATTGAGGTTCACCCCAACCCCACTAAAGCTTTATCTGATGGCCCCCAGTCTCTAACACCAGAGCGTTTCGATTACTTGATGCAAGAATTAGCCGTGATTGGTAAGGCAGTAGGACGTTGGCCTCAAGTAGCTACTGTATTAGCTTGA
- a CDS encoding PAM68 family protein has protein sequence MSAEESDRVSETPPSEGRLPFEPKKKRQKPVKAASKPPAQPKNSEKQATKQPSYTKEEMAIPKVVSQRMIRRVAGFCGIPTVLGIASLVVSYLLATYSDIKLPPIAVLLVNMGLFGLGVLGITYGVLSASWDEERVGSLLGLGEFSTNWGRMVEVWRETRQKNV, from the coding sequence ATGTCTGCTGAAGAATCTGATCGCGTCAGCGAAACTCCTCCTTCAGAAGGTCGCTTACCCTTTGAACCGAAAAAAAAGCGCCAAAAACCTGTAAAAGCTGCAAGTAAGCCACCAGCGCAGCCCAAAAACTCTGAAAAGCAGGCTACTAAACAGCCATCTTACACTAAAGAAGAGATGGCTATTCCAAAAGTGGTCAGCCAGAGGATGATCCGGCGCGTGGCCGGGTTCTGTGGTATACCCACAGTTTTGGGTATTGCCTCCTTAGTGGTGAGCTATCTACTTGCCACTTACTCTGACATCAAACTACCTCCCATCGCTGTATTACTGGTGAATATGGGATTATTTGGTTTAGGGGTATTGGGGATAACTTATGGTGTTCTCTCTGCCTCTTGGGATGAAGAAAGAGTCGGCAGTCTTCTAGGTTTAGGTGAATTTAGCACCAACTGGGGACGAATGGTAGAGGTTTGGCGCGAAACTCGGCAAAAGAACGTATGA
- the rpsO gene encoding 30S ribosomal protein S15 produces the protein MALTQQRKQELISNYQVHETDTGSADVQIAMLTERIQRLTLHLQANKKDHSSRRGLLKIIGQRKRLLAYVQQENREKYQALIARLGIRG, from the coding sequence ATGGCTCTGACGCAACAGCGCAAACAAGAATTAATTTCCAACTACCAAGTTCACGAGACTGACACTGGCTCTGCCGATGTTCAAATTGCAATGCTGACTGAGCGCATTCAGCGTCTTACCTTGCATCTGCAAGCAAACAAAAAAGACCACTCTTCCCGCCGGGGATTGTTAAAGATCATTGGTCAACGCAAACGTCTTCTAGCTTATGTTCAACAGGAAAATCGGGAAAAGTATCAAGCTTTGATTGCTCGTCTTGGTATTCGTGGATAG